Proteins encoded within one genomic window of Bradyrhizobium sp. 186:
- a CDS encoding indolepyruvate ferredoxin oxidoreductase family protein translates to MTLMQVELEDKYRLESKRIFLSGTQALVRLPMLQRERDRLQRLNTGGFISGYRGSPLGMYDHALWRAKSHLAQHDIAFVPGLNEDLAATAVWGSQQVGLFPGAKVDGVFGIWYGKGPGVDRSVDALKHANAAGTSLNGGVLALAGDDHGCQSSTLAHQSEQVFAAALIPVINPATLQDYLDLGLYGFALSRFSGCWVGFKAISETVESSASIYSDPERIQIKLPDDFEMPPGGLNIRWPDPPLEAERRLFGPKMAAVQAFARANQLDRIVLDSKPARLGIVATGKAYLDLRQALADLGISDKDAQDLGLRIYKVALTWPLEESGARRFAEGLQDVLVVEEKRGFIEDQLMRILYNIDASRRPTVTGKRDERGAPLLPSEGELTPTIVAAALVARLRKLGHHSPVLEQRLARLEAFDNPVTTSTPIKLARTPFFCSGCPHNSSTKVPDGSRAMAGIGCHGMALSMPTRRTDLLSHMGAEGVNWIGQSPFTTEQHIFQNLGDGTYTHSGLLALRAASAAGINITYKILYNDAVAMTGGQPAEGGFNVAQIAHQVWAEGVKRLAIVSDDPGKYPDGNYFPQGATIHHRRELDAVQRELRDINGLTVIIYDQTCAAEKRRRRKRRLYPDPAKRAFINELVCEGCGDCSQASNCVSVQPLETEFGRKRQIDQSNCNKDFSCVEGFCPSFVTVHGGTLKRIKTSAVDSGQLFADLPLPPARELEAPYNILVTGIGGTGVITIGALLGMAAHVDGRGCSALDFTGLSQKNGAVMSHVRIAPKPEDISAVRITTGGADVILGCDMIVSAGPSALSRAERGVTKAYINADLQPTASFVQNPDLDFEMGTMQTVLRDAIGDNNLDIIDATGMAAALMGDSIATNPFMLGFAFQKGAIPLSLEALLRAIEINGAAIEMNKLAFTWGRVAAHDMSRVRSVLQFKSRASAPTKSLDDIIAIRAEFLTGYQDKAYADRYLAAVAKVRKAENAASPTSTELTEAVAKNLFKLMSYKDEYEVARLYTDGSFAKKVSEKFDGDFSLKLYLAPPIFAQRDKVTGHLQKKEFGGWMIHAFRMLAKLKFLRGTALDLFGRTEERRTERRLVEDYLATMDLRIAGLKAAQIPLLVRLARVPETIRGFGHVKETNIKQAAAEKARLEAELENSRFAAAAE, encoded by the coding sequence ATGACGCTGATGCAGGTCGAGCTGGAGGATAAATACCGGCTCGAATCGAAGCGGATCTTCCTGTCCGGCACGCAGGCCCTGGTTCGATTGCCCATGTTGCAGCGCGAACGGGACCGGCTTCAGAGGCTTAATACTGGCGGCTTCATCTCGGGCTATCGCGGTTCCCCGCTCGGCATGTACGACCACGCGCTGTGGCGCGCGAAGTCGCACCTCGCGCAGCACGACATCGCCTTCGTGCCCGGCCTGAACGAGGATTTGGCGGCGACCGCCGTCTGGGGCAGCCAGCAGGTCGGCCTGTTTCCCGGCGCCAAGGTCGATGGCGTGTTCGGCATCTGGTACGGCAAGGGCCCCGGCGTCGACCGCTCGGTCGATGCGCTGAAGCACGCCAACGCTGCCGGCACCTCGCTGAACGGCGGTGTGCTCGCGCTTGCCGGCGACGACCACGGCTGTCAGTCCTCGACGCTGGCGCATCAGAGCGAGCAGGTGTTCGCGGCAGCACTGATCCCGGTGATCAATCCAGCGACGCTCCAGGACTATCTCGACCTCGGTCTCTATGGCTTCGCCCTGTCGCGCTTCTCCGGCTGCTGGGTCGGCTTCAAGGCGATCAGCGAGACCGTGGAAAGCTCGGCCTCGATCTACAGCGATCCCGAGCGCATCCAGATCAAGCTGCCCGATGATTTCGAGATGCCGCCCGGCGGCCTCAACATCCGCTGGCCCGATCCGCCGCTGGAGGCGGAGAGGCGCCTGTTCGGCCCGAAGATGGCTGCGGTGCAGGCCTTTGCCCGCGCCAACCAGCTCGACCGCATCGTGCTCGATTCAAAACCCGCGCGGCTGGGCATTGTCGCGACCGGCAAGGCCTATCTCGATTTGCGCCAGGCGCTTGCCGATCTCGGCATCAGCGACAAGGACGCGCAGGATCTCGGCCTTCGCATTTACAAGGTCGCGCTGACCTGGCCGCTGGAAGAGAGCGGCGCACGCCGCTTCGCCGAGGGCCTTCAGGACGTGCTGGTGGTCGAGGAGAAGCGCGGCTTCATCGAAGACCAGCTCATGCGCATCCTCTACAATATCGATGCCTCAAGGCGCCCGACGGTCACCGGCAAGCGTGACGAGCGCGGCGCACCGCTGCTGCCGAGCGAGGGCGAGTTGACCCCGACGATCGTTGCGGCCGCGCTGGTGGCACGGCTGCGCAAGCTCGGCCATCACAGCCCGGTGCTGGAGCAGCGCCTCGCACGGCTCGAAGCGTTCGACAACCCCGTCACCACCAGCACGCCGATCAAGCTCGCGCGCACGCCGTTCTTCTGCTCGGGCTGTCCGCATAACAGTTCGACGAAGGTGCCGGACGGGAGCCGCGCCATGGCTGGCATCGGCTGCCATGGCATGGCGTTGAGCATGCCGACGCGTCGTACCGATTTGCTGTCGCACATGGGCGCCGAGGGCGTGAACTGGATCGGGCAATCGCCGTTCACCACCGAGCAGCACATTTTCCAGAACCTCGGCGACGGCACCTATACGCATTCCGGCCTGCTCGCGCTCCGCGCTGCTTCCGCGGCCGGCATCAACATCACCTACAAGATCCTCTACAACGATGCCGTCGCCATGACCGGCGGCCAGCCGGCCGAGGGCGGCTTCAATGTCGCGCAGATCGCGCACCAGGTCTGGGCGGAAGGCGTCAAGCGGCTGGCGATCGTCTCGGATGATCCGGGCAAATATCCTGACGGCAACTACTTCCCGCAGGGCGCGACCATCCATCACCGCCGCGAGCTCGATGCCGTGCAGCGCGAGCTGCGCGACATCAACGGCCTCACGGTCATCATCTACGACCAGACCTGCGCGGCCGAGAAACGGCGCCGCCGCAAACGCAGGCTCTATCCCGATCCAGCCAAGCGCGCCTTCATCAACGAGCTCGTCTGCGAAGGCTGCGGCGACTGCTCGCAGGCCTCGAATTGCGTTTCGGTACAACCGCTGGAAACCGAGTTCGGGCGCAAGCGCCAGATCGACCAGTCGAACTGCAACAAGGACTTTTCCTGCGTCGAGGGCTTTTGCCCGAGCTTTGTCACGGTGCATGGCGGCACGCTGAAGCGGATCAAGACCTCGGCGGTCGATTCCGGACAATTGTTCGCCGACCTGCCGCTGCCGCCTGCACGCGAGCTGGAAGCCCCCTACAACATTCTCGTCACCGGCATCGGCGGCACCGGCGTCATCACCATCGGCGCACTGCTCGGCATGGCCGCCCATGTCGACGGCCGCGGCTGCTCGGCGCTGGATTTCACCGGCCTGTCGCAGAAAAACGGCGCGGTGATGAGCCACGTGCGTATCGCGCCCAAGCCGGAGGATATTTCCGCGGTCCGCATCACCACGGGCGGCGCTGACGTCATCCTCGGCTGCGACATGATCGTCTCGGCAGGTCCCTCCGCGCTCAGCCGCGCCGAGCGCGGCGTGACGAAAGCCTACATCAACGCCGACCTGCAGCCGACCGCGAGCTTCGTACAAAACCCTGACCTCGATTTCGAGATGGGCACGATGCAGACGGTGTTGCGCGACGCGATCGGCGACAACAATCTCGACATCATTGACGCCACCGGCATGGCCGCGGCGCTGATGGGCGACTCGATCGCGACCAATCCCTTCATGCTCGGCTTTGCCTTCCAGAAGGGCGCGATCCCGCTGTCGCTGGAAGCACTCCTGCGCGCCATCGAGATCAACGGTGCCGCGATCGAGATGAACAAGCTCGCCTTCACCTGGGGGCGCGTCGCCGCCCACGACATGTCGCGGGTGCGCAGCGTGCTCCAGTTCAAGAGCCGGGCTTCCGCACCGACCAAGTCGCTCGACGACATCATCGCGATCCGCGCGGAGTTTTTGACCGGCTATCAGGACAAGGCCTATGCGGACCGCTACCTCGCGGCCGTTGCCAAGGTGCGGAAGGCGGAGAACGCGGCCTCGCCTACCTCGACGGAACTCACGGAAGCGGTGGCAAAGAACCTGTTCAAGCTGATGTCCTACAAGGACGAGTACGAGGTCGCGCGGCTCTACACTGACGGCAGCTTCGCCAAGAAGGTATCGGAAAAGTTCGACGGCGATTTTTCACTGAAGTTATACCTGGCACCGCCGATCTTCGCGCAACGTGACAAGGTGACGGGCCATCTTCAGAAGAAGGAATTCGGCGGCTGGATGATCCATGCCTTCCGCATGCTGGCGAAGCTGAAATTCTTGCGCGGCACTGCGCTTGACCTGTTCGGCCGCACCGAGGAGCGCAGGACCGAGCGGAGGCTGGTCGAGGATTATCTTGCGACAATGGATCTGCGGATCGCCGGGCTGAAGGCAGCGCAGATTCCCCTGCTGGTGAGGCTCGCGCGCGTGCCCGAGACGATCCGCGGCTTCGGGCACGTCAAGGAAACTAACATCAAGCAGGCAGCCGCCGAGAAGGCGCGGCTCGAGGCGGAGCTGGAAAACAGCCGCTTTGCGGCTGCCGCGGAGTAG
- a CDS encoding FAD-dependent oxidoreductase, translating to MMPAHETYDVIVIGAGAGGMTAAAVAAAEGLRVLVIEKTAFVGGTTAWSDGMIWIPANPKMREAGLSDSVADAVQYLLSTVPEAANAGLRAAFLARGPEAIAYLEANTEVRLQAVKAYPDYYPERLGATSGGRVLEPVAFDGTRLGKSFARLRPPLPEFTLFGGMMVNRLDIPHLRRVGKSLRSTMRAARLVSEYAWQRLRSPRGTTLHLGNALAARLYASLLARQVDILFSADVEDLSMQGDRVGGVVIRHGSRDRLVAARRGVVLATGGFSHDASLRKRFFPAAAGFVSATSTSGTGDGLRLATATGAALDTEATSPAYWGPASLFRRSDGSRGVFPHTVTDRAKPGVIAVNAAGRRFVNEALSHHEFVLAMLRDGNGEPDRPFYLICDRQFLWSYGLGRIKPLTRNVRRYVASGELIEAPDIEQLAARIGLKPSALAATVANYNGDARDGRDPEFGRGSTIYQRHLGDATHKPNPCVAPIVRAPFFAMRIHPADLGTAIGMKVDAQARVLREDGTPIAGLYACGNDMASIMNGNCPAPGITLGPALMFGYIAGRHLAEGAAVERVAATASV from the coding sequence ATGATGCCGGCGCATGAGACTTACGACGTCATCGTCATCGGCGCCGGTGCCGGCGGCATGACGGCGGCGGCCGTCGCCGCCGCCGAAGGCCTGCGCGTGCTGGTGATCGAGAAGACCGCCTTCGTCGGCGGCACTACCGCGTGGTCGGACGGCATGATCTGGATCCCCGCCAATCCGAAGATGAGGGAGGCGGGGCTTTCGGATAGCGTCGCCGATGCCGTCCAGTATCTGTTGAGCACGGTGCCCGAGGCCGCCAATGCCGGCTTGCGCGCGGCCTTCCTGGCGCGCGGCCCGGAGGCGATCGCCTATCTCGAAGCCAACACCGAGGTTCGCCTTCAGGCCGTGAAGGCCTATCCGGACTACTATCCGGAACGATTGGGCGCAACCTCCGGCGGGCGCGTGCTCGAGCCCGTCGCTTTCGACGGCACGCGGCTGGGTAAAAGTTTTGCCCGGCTGCGGCCGCCGCTGCCGGAGTTCACGCTATTCGGCGGGATGATGGTCAACCGTCTCGACATCCCGCATCTGCGCCGGGTCGGAAAATCGCTGCGCTCGACCATGCGCGCGGCACGGCTCGTCTCTGAATATGCGTGGCAACGGCTTCGCAGCCCGCGCGGCACGACGCTGCATCTCGGCAACGCGCTCGCCGCACGGCTTTACGCCTCGCTGCTGGCGCGGCAGGTCGACATCCTCTTCAGCGCCGACGTCGAGGACTTGTCGATGCAGGGGGATCGCGTCGGTGGCGTGGTGATCCGCCACGGCTCCCGCGATCGCCTGGTCGCGGCGCGCCGCGGTGTAGTGCTGGCAACCGGCGGCTTTTCGCACGATGCAAGCTTGCGCAAGCGCTTCTTCCCGGCTGCGGCCGGGTTTGTCTCGGCGACCAGCACGTCCGGCACAGGCGACGGGCTTCGCCTCGCGACCGCGACCGGCGCCGCGCTGGATACGGAGGCCACCAGCCCGGCCTACTGGGGGCCGGCCTCGCTGTTCCGCCGGAGCGACGGCAGCCGTGGCGTCTTCCCGCACACAGTGACGGATCGCGCCAAGCCGGGCGTGATCGCCGTCAATGCCGCCGGCCGGCGCTTCGTCAACGAGGCGCTGTCCCACCATGAATTCGTGCTCGCCATGCTGCGCGACGGCAATGGCGAGCCGGATCGTCCCTTCTATCTGATCTGCGACCGGCAATTCCTCTGGAGCTACGGCCTCGGCCGCATCAAGCCGTTGACGCGCAACGTCCGGCGCTATGTGGCGAGCGGAGAGCTGATCGAGGCTCCGGACATCGAGCAGCTTGCCGCGAGGATCGGCCTCAAGCCGTCCGCGCTCGCCGCGACGGTTGCGAACTACAACGGCGACGCAAGGGACGGCCGCGATCCGGAATTCGGCCGCGGCAGCACCATCTACCAGCGCCATCTTGGCGATGCCACTCACAAACCAAATCCTTGCGTCGCGCCGATTGTCCGCGCGCCATTCTTCGCGATGCGCATCCATCCGGCCGATCTCGGCACGGCGATCGGCATGAAGGTCGACGCACAGGCGCGCGTGCTGCGCGAGGACGGCACGCCGATCGCGGGCCTCTATGCCTGCGGCAACGACATGGCCTCGATCATGAACGGCAATTGTCCGGCCCCCGGCATCACGCTCGGGCCGGCGCTGATGTTCGGGTACATCGCAGGGCGGCATCTGGCGGAGGGGGCGGCTGTCGAGCGGGTTGCTGCGACAGCTTCAGTCTAG
- a CDS encoding trypsin-like peptidase domain-containing protein produces the protein MLDFTSEIADDGSSSRATAAVPDNDRALLDAYSNAVIDVTDRVGAAVVRVETGPKVPNGRERGGLGSGIVISPDGLVLTNSHVVGSSKEIRLRDVEGHVGDARVLGVDPDTDLALLRANGVRDLPYAALGNSKNLRRGQLVIAIGNPLGFESTVTAGVVSALGRSIRSVSGRTIEDVIQTDAALNPGNSGGPLVSSNAEVIGINTAIISGAQGICFAVASNTAQFVLSEIIRHGYVRRAYIGVAGQTAPIPRRHAVLAGVENKMGALLAQIEPDGPAAKAGLLPGDVVIKLDGVEINGVDDLIRVLDRDRIGRRLGMDVLRLGRLRAIDIDPIERKPAR, from the coding sequence ATGTTGGATTTTACCTCAGAAATCGCCGATGACGGATCGTCATCGCGAGCGACAGCGGCTGTCCCGGACAACGACCGGGCTTTGCTGGACGCTTATTCCAATGCCGTAATCGACGTGACCGACCGCGTCGGCGCTGCCGTCGTGCGCGTCGAGACCGGGCCGAAGGTGCCGAACGGCCGCGAGCGCGGTGGGCTCGGCTCGGGCATCGTGATCTCGCCGGACGGCCTCGTTCTCACCAACAGCCATGTGGTCGGCTCCTCCAAGGAGATCCGGCTGCGCGACGTCGAGGGCCATGTCGGCGACGCCCGGGTGCTCGGCGTCGACCCGGATACGGACCTGGCGCTGCTGCGCGCCAATGGCGTCCGCGACTTGCCCTATGCCGCGCTAGGCAATTCCAAGAACCTGCGGCGCGGCCAGCTCGTGATCGCGATCGGCAATCCGCTCGGCTTTGAATCGACCGTGACGGCCGGCGTGGTCTCGGCGCTCGGGCGCTCGATCCGCTCGGTCAGCGGACGCACGATCGAGGACGTCATCCAGACCGATGCCGCGCTCAATCCCGGCAATTCCGGCGGGCCGCTGGTGTCGTCGAATGCCGAGGTGATCGGCATCAACACCGCCATCATCAGCGGCGCGCAAGGCATCTGTTTTGCGGTCGCCAGCAACACCGCGCAATTCGTGCTGTCGGAGATCATCCGCCACGGCTATGTCCGCCGCGCCTATATCGGCGTCGCCGGGCAGACCGCGCCGATCCCGCGGCGGCACGCGGTGCTGGCCGGCGTCGAGAACAAGATGGGCGCGCTGCTCGCCCAGATCGAGCCGGACGGGCCGGCGGCGAAGGCGGGGCTGCTGCCGGGCGACGTGGTCATCAAGCTCGATGGCGTCGAGATCAACGGCGTCGACGATCTGATCCGCGTGCTCGACCGCGACCGGATCGGCCGGCGGCTGGGCATGGACGTGCTGCGGCTCGGCCGCCTGCGGGCGATCGACATCGACCCGATCGAGCGCAAGCCGGCGCGCTAG